A genomic region of Verrucomicrobiota bacterium contains the following coding sequences:
- a CDS encoding VOC family protein, protein MQNSSSVDPRVRIGHVHLKVANLDRALGFYCGVLGFQLMQRYGSEAAFVSAGGYHHHIGLNTWESLGGSPPPPGATGLYHLAILYPTRAELADALRRVSSAGITLEGASDHGVSEALYLRDPDQNGVELYWDRPPEQWPRTTGGQLAMFTGPLDLRSLLAATKAQGGASLRSGEERL, encoded by the coding sequence ATGCAAAATAGTTCGTCAGTCGATCCCCGCGTTCGTATCGGTCACGTACACCTAAAAGTCGCAAACCTGGACCGCGCGCTCGGCTTTTATTGCGGGGTGCTGGGTTTTCAGCTTATGCAGCGTTACGGCTCCGAGGCGGCTTTCGTCTCTGCCGGCGGGTATCATCATCATATCGGGCTCAACACATGGGAAAGCCTCGGCGGTTCGCCACCGCCGCCGGGCGCAACGGGTCTTTATCATCTGGCTATCCTCTACCCGACCCGGGCGGAACTTGCCGATGCGTTGCGCCGCGTCAGCAGTGCAGGCATCACGTTGGAGGGCGCCTCGGACCATGGGGTAAGTGAAGCGCTCTACCTGCGTGACCCGGACCAGAATGGGGTCGAACTCTATTGGGATCGTCCGCCCGAACAATGGCCGCGCACCACGGGCGGGCAACTGGCGATGTTCACCGGCCCGCTTGACCTCCGCAGCTTACTTGCGGCAACGAAAGCTCAAGGCGGCGCTTCGCTTCGTAGTGGAGAAGAACGGTTATGA
- a CDS encoding beta-lactamase family protein, which yields MPRRDREAFAQAVLNAGNLKVRARERQNPGLSLTTCVGGSPVQVIVLSNSASSPLPALLQRFVSEGRYAGVSVLALRDGQPLHQVAAGFQEVESRRPMTVDSIVRIHSVTKVLTAVTALTFLEEGQIDLGEPVETYLPEVRSFQVIAGSPPEAPELRKPARPMTVRDLFRHTAGIAYPAPGTPTEPFFAEAGVSESVSLADKIRRIVRVPLVSDPGVQFDYGYGTDFLARVLEVVSGRPFEQLLSERVLEPAGMAETGFTVADPALDRLAMVHEGGGPGSPLRVIPMVAGERRPGAWRHPLGGSGLYSTLADLGRFGRILCAGGEFGGTRLLGRKTVDLMRANHLAGTASPYHSFDAGSGFGLGVGVRLELGLADRADSPGCFGWNGLASTFFRVDPAERLVLVVLIQHFPFDEHRLLGRIANVIYSQL from the coding sequence TTGCCTAGAAGGGACAGAGAGGCTTTTGCTCAGGCCGTCCTGAATGCGGGCAACCTCAAGGTTCGAGCCCGGGAACGCCAGAACCCGGGATTGTCCTTGACGACTTGCGTGGGCGGGTCTCCCGTGCAAGTCATCGTGCTTTCGAATTCTGCCAGTTCCCCTTTACCGGCCCTCCTGCAACGTTTCGTGTCGGAGGGCCGTTACGCCGGCGTGAGCGTGCTGGCGTTGCGCGATGGCCAACCGCTGCACCAGGTCGCGGCGGGTTTCCAGGAGGTGGAGAGCCGCCGGCCCATGACGGTTGATTCGATCGTTCGGATCCACTCGGTCACCAAAGTCCTGACCGCGGTTACCGCCCTCACGTTTCTGGAGGAGGGCCAGATCGACCTTGGTGAACCGGTAGAGACCTACCTGCCGGAGGTCCGGAGTTTCCAAGTTATTGCGGGTAGTCCGCCGGAGGCCCCGGAGCTGCGCAAGCCGGCCCGGCCCATGACCGTGCGCGACTTGTTCCGGCACACGGCGGGCATCGCCTACCCGGCGCCCGGCACGCCCACTGAGCCGTTCTTTGCCGAAGCAGGCGTGTCCGAATCGGTATCATTGGCCGACAAGATTCGCCGCATTGTCCGCGTGCCGCTGGTTAGCGATCCCGGTGTACAGTTTGATTACGGGTACGGGACGGATTTTCTGGCCCGGGTACTTGAGGTGGTCAGTGGAAGGCCCTTCGAGCAACTCCTGAGCGAGCGGGTGTTGGAGCCGGCCGGTATGGCGGAGACGGGTTTCACGGTGGCGGACCCGGCCCTGGATCGGCTCGCGATGGTTCACGAGGGTGGCGGGCCCGGCAGCCCTTTGCGGGTGATCCCAATGGTGGCGGGCGAGCGACGCCCGGGCGCCTGGCGGCACCCACTGGGTGGAAGCGGCTTGTATTCGACGCTGGCGGACTTGGGCCGGTTCGGCCGGATCCTGTGCGCCGGGGGTGAGTTCGGGGGCACCCGCCTGCTCGGCCGAAAGACGGTGGATTTGATGCGGGCCAACCACCTGGCCGGGACCGCCAGCCCATACCATTCCTTCGACGCAGGCAGCGGTTTTGGGCTGGGAGTAGGCGTCCGCCTTGAATTGGGCCTGGCTGACCGAGCAGATTCACCAGGCTGCTTCGGCTGGAACGGCCTGGCAAGCACCTTCTTTCGGGTTGACCCTGCAGAGCGCCTCGTGCTGGTGGTCCTGATCCAGCATTTCCCCTTCGATGAGCACCGCCTGTTGGGCCGTATTGCCAACGTCATCTACTCGCAGCTTTAA